The nucleotide window TTCTTGAGATTTCTCTAGACACCTTCAAGGAAAAGTTCGAAGCCAAGTTGTTCAGCGGAGACTTGTATACTTCTCAATattagggaagaagaagagaggcaaaGAACAAACAGAGGCAATAGAATATGGTCACGTGAAATGTATAGCATTCTCATTGATCTTGAGGGTTACATCCTGAGGTTATAATGCCATGCATTATCAAAGATGAGCACAATGCATGGTGGAcatctaaatataaaaaaatcatctacACTTTCTTGTTTGAATTTCCATATCTAGGAGCAGAAATTAAGTGCTAAACAAACTTGTCCTCATAGGTTATTATATTCCTGTTTGATATTAACTTGTCTTTAGAAGTTTGGTTTTTTCGATGtcgattttttaatctttttatttttctgattCACTAATTTTGGTTCCCATTAGAATTCTTGGTAAACCTAGCTGACTTTTATGAACATTTTTTCTGTTATTGTTCTTTTCATTATGCAGAAATTTGTGGTCACTTTTTTGCATGTCATTCTATGTTATTGTGAGAATTCACTTGATGATCGTTCATAGTAAGTGTTGTGTTCGAGTTTGTAACCAGCTTTCTTCGTATTGATGACTCTTCTTTGCATATGTCAACTTTCTTTTGTATGTCTTTATTGTTATTCTTGACATTATCTGACGGTCCTTTTGGTTTGTTGGATCTTCGCAATTTGCAAAGCTTGATATTTGAGGATCTCCTCTACACTCCCATTGTTCTTGGTAGGGATTTCATCAGCAACATTCTTTAGTACATTTATGAAAATAATGGTCTCTTGTCTTCCTCAACTGCAGCATGTGGTTATATTTCTTGGTTTTAGTGTGTCAATAAGGCCATGCATGGATTGGTAGCAACACATTGTGATATTTGTAGGTGGCCTTATGATCGTTTTCCTATTATTGGCCGATTACTCCATTTCTTGCCATTATAACTTGAATCTGTGGCCCACAAAAGGAGGGAAATGGAAGTTGTGTGTGAGTGCTTCTAAGTTGTAAATAATGTTGTCAAATTGTTACATTGATCTCTCCATGTGTGATTTAATACTTTTCTTTATGGCATATCATATAGAGTAAGAAAAGCGTTTTCATGTATAATCACCTCAGTTAGCAGATCAGTCGGGATTGGAAAAACGTATCTCTGTTAAGAGTGAACTCtcagcttgcttgcttgcttgttttACTCGGCAACATTTCTAAGACTGTTCCGTCATTGAGGATTGCAGTGAAAACCTCAGGAGTAGCAGAGTGGTTTCCGACACTTGAATATCCAGAAAACTACTTTAAGAATCCCATAAGAAGGAACACATCTATGGATTATGTATCATGTTCTTCGTCACACGAAATGTTGTATCAGCTTGCAGTTCTTACTTGCAGACATGGTGAGTTCTTAAGTCGGGATTAGGCATGCAAGTTTTCACATGCAATGGCTGGCTTCTTGATTGAAATGACTAGTGTCCCTATCTTACTTCTTCTGGCTTAAACGGGGCCGCCTCTTCATTGTCAGGTTTGTCGAAAGCCTTCATCTTGACGACCTACCAAACGTTTGATTGGATCTGCATCATTTCTTAAGGAAGCCCAATACAGACACCTGAATCCATCACCAGGTATGCTTGCTCTATGCAtgtatttcatatttttttgatgTCCAATGGTATAGTGCACTTCCATAcgttgtaaccttctccaaaattccTTTTTTAGGCTCAACTGCTTGTTAGTGTTCTTTGATGTACTTTAATTCGTTTGTCTTATTTACGTAATCAAATTTTCTTTTGTGCATACTTTACACTTGATCTGCTAcaattacatatctaaaactctcTGGCATATTCAGTCAGCAGCAGCCACCCGACTATAAATTTGAGCTTGATGAGTAACATATTTATGCAAAAGAGCCATCCTGTTGTTGGAAATTCCTCTACAAGATGGGGAAGAAATGTGAACCCATCGATAGTGATATGGGTCTTTCGTGGATCCCACCCAAGTCCGACCTGATATAATCTGGTGTAGGTGAAGCTTATTTTGCTCATCGCGGAGAAGCTGGAACCGTAGCAGACATCATAAAAGGTGAAACCGGAGGAAACAGAGAAGAAACTTGATTCTGAGAACTCCTCGCAGGATTTGGGTTCAATGCTATCCGAGTGTCCCAGATTCCCTCCATGCATGTGAGTCCAAGGCAAACTGCTGTAGATTGCATTGAGCAATCAACATCAACGACTCCATCTCCCTCAAGGCCCTACTCGAAacctagcagcagcagcagacatGATTAGAGTGCTCAGTTCACAACCCTTATTCCTGTGGGCTATGCCTCTGTCCCCATGAGCAAAGTGCCAAGCTGATACCACAGCAAGCTCCAAGATGAACACTTTGTACCGAGAGAAGGAAAAGGTCAATGAAATGAGAGCCACCCAGCCTCAACCACACTGCTGCACTTGGAGCTGTTCCAGTGTCCTCCGAAAGGACAACTACTCATGAATGGTCTTTTGTTCTCATCCACGGAGCTACTGTTCCCTCTCTGACTTGTGAAAGGGACTTGGCCTTCGTCTCTCCCCTTCCCACGGGGTAGATGACCTCATGCACTCTCGGGAGTTCATCGGGAAGTGTTTCACTCGGAGATTCCACTGCTGCTTCTCAACGATCCATTTGAGTTCATCATGACCATATTCAGCAGGAATGTGATTGGAAATTGTGAAAGCTGGGGGAAGCCTGTTGATTGCAACATTGCGGGAAACAAGCTCTCATCTCTAATTGTCCATCAACCCCGAGAGGTGAAATCATTCTACTGGTGTTAGCAAAATGAGGATGCGATTTACGTCTTGTCGATGTTTTTTAGCGTCTCAGGAAACTGTGGAATATGTGCCTGCACTGTACTGCAAGCCGTAGTTCACGAGAACACCTTCGGTTCACATGCTTCCCACCTTCATTTCGGTCCTATTATCGAATACCTCCTGTTAAGATCTATTAAATCAGCCTTTTATGCTTTAAAACTCTTCCTGTAAGAAGATGCAACACATTATTGTTgaagattaaatttttttttcacttgTTGATTCGTTTCAGGATATCAAAAGGTCTTAAGATTAAATCCTTCATTCGAAGATTCCATAGCATGTGTATTTGACTCTCACAGATTGGTTTTTTCCCCCTGAGAGATGATAAGATTGGTTAATTAGCATTACTCTTTTCTAGCTCTTTACATATTCAAATACAGCTATAGTACAAACACTTAACCGTTAGTCTgtatgaacatattgtgtaagttTAGTAGTTGTGTAaggagatattgtcataaaaattattcaaaatgaGGAAAATGAGAAGCCTAATTTTTTATCCTTTATGTTTTTCTGACTTTGTATCTCTGTCATATAAtagctattcttttttttttttttattctaaaatCCTTATCCTTGTATTGGTATTGCATACATTTCAACTCTCCTAATGCATGGTAATGGTTTTCTTTTAGATAAATAATGCAAACATAACTGTGactaaaatatgaatatatataattatttttagttGTAATTGATGTTGATTTGGCATCATTCTCAATAGCAGTCCAGTTCCACTGTCAGCTAGCGAGAGAGCATATCATGGGAAGATGGTCCATCGCGTCAGATAGCAAGGCTCGGTGCCTCGCACTTGCTTGCTGCTTTCCCATGGCGACAACGCTTCGGCATAATTCTATCTTGAAATGATGTGTGGTACGAAGAAGGCCACCACCGAGTTGGGAGTTGGAAGAGGAATCATGCGGTGTGAGTCATCATGCCCATCATTTCCGAGCAAACCCCGGCGGACGCTACGTTGCTTTTGCCGTTGTGAACGAAACAACGCTGCTTTCGTACGAGACGCACGCAAGCGTTCGACCTGACGCAACTGCATGCATCAACGCGCGGTTTTGTAGAACATCCACTGGTTGTGTTCAGTAAAGGCAGGGAGAGATTTAAGAGCTTCGCATCCAATAATAATAAACCTTTTGTTGTTGTTTTCTTTTCGATAAAGTCGACTTCCGAGTGCGTCTCGAATGATGATGTCAGAGGAATGAACGATTCGAGTTGAGACCTCGCAACAGCTGCGTCGAGAGTGTACGAAACAAAGTACTTGATTCAGTTTATATTTGAAGGATTTGATTGAGTTTTAAGTTCACAAAATGTAATTAGTTTATGTCAATGGCTGAGGTTAATGTGGATCCTTCAAAGATTATATTTATTGGTATGATtggtatttttaattaattatcattCGGAATCTAATTAACTACTGAGTGCCTGTGACATATAGGAAGCTCAATATAACTTAAGTATTTGAGTGAGCTCATTAGGTATGTCCGATACTAATCGTGTAGATAGTGTTTgatgtaaaaaattattttcttcatcATTCAGATTCAATCTTGATCCAAAACACTTTTCAAGTTCTCACATCCGATCTCTTACTAActtaaagataaaaaagaaacaaaaaaggatTGTCAAGCATACCCTAAGCACTATTCCTATCGATATTGATTTGGAAGAATCACGAAGAAGCATTCATCTtgtaatttattttgataattataatTCTCAAGATAGGATCAACACATTCCTAAAACAATTAGATAGGATCAGCACCGAACTTGCATCCACAACCAATGACACTAACATTGACCTTTCTTTTTTCCTTATGTCAAAAAATAAATCGACTTTGATTAGAGGAATGCCTAAGTAGCAAAGATATACTTTAAATCGTCATACATTGTCGGGTCGATCTTTGATCTGATAAGGTTGAAGTCATCCAAACGAAGTTCGAATTGGTTGTATATTATTTTCACAGTTTGGTTGTATAAATGTCgttctaagagagagagagagagagagagagaaaaattgATATATCCAATGAACACTTTCACCTAGCAAGACCGCTAGGTGATGATCCTCAAATATCATCAAGTAAGCTAAATAATGATCAAACTTAATCATTATTAGTTGCCAATTTCTATAGAATGTTATTGGATATTTTACGAAAagaattttcataattttttatattcatttttatttacggatgtttttattttataaatgataaaaaaaaaagctcaTGAATCAAACCCAATCAATTTTTGGATAGATTCTATGAGTGTAATTTAGTTCAATTTTGAGTATAATTGGGTCAATTTTCACTGAACCactcatatttttaaaaaataattattagatgattatttttttttataaaatacctgataattaattatcaaaatttagatttttttgaaTCGATATTGTCATCGACTATAACCTTATCAACTTCTAATAAACCAATTCAAGCTTTTACAAAACCACTAGGATATGGTTATAAGATaattagtatcattttttaatttattataattatttatcaaaattagagttttttttttacatGTTCCATAATCGAGTATGATTTAGTTTAATTTCAAGTGCAACTTAGTCAACTTTCACCAACCTACTTGTTCATGATTCATGATTAGtatctttttttataaaaattttatgataattaattatcaaaattagagTTTTTTGAATCGGTTCTATGATCAAATATAACTTAATTTTGAGCATAACTTAGTTTAATTTTGAATATAACTTAGTTAACTTTTAAACCAATCCAAACTTTCATAGAATTACAAGAAATtatcttaaaataataataattatttatatattttttgagattttatgataattaatcatcaaattttaattttttaattgataCTATAATCGAGTGTAACTTAGTTAACTTCTACTAAACCAattcaaaatttcataaaatcACTATAACACAAtcataagattatttattttaaaaaaatattatcaaaattaaatattttttttaagagtATATGTGATCAAATTATTTAAGTAAGAGTCTAAAAGTATTTGCATCCAAGTGAAAAAAAAGGCACCCCCAAGTAAAAATGAATATGTTATAATCTagtgttattattattaatgtaataataataatatagtgttattattattatgaaggGGCTAATGATTTTTTGTGGAAAATGCTGATTTAGCTATAACTTATGTTAATAGTATATCTACTGGAATATAGAGTTAGAATTGTAAAATAAATCAAGCCTAATTTGGTTAAAACAATAACAAAAGAATTAACCATAATTATGAGAAATATAGAAGAAAGTATCTATAGAAAGAAAGAAGTGGAAGTGGTTCTAAACATATGCACTTGTTcccatagattttttttttttttttttttcatatgggtCCTCTCATTTCAATTAATCATATGACTCTCTCATGGAATCATCAATTAATTACAGTATTTTTAGTTTGACATTGTAACTCCATTCTAATTCATTATATTTTAGTATGTTGAAATAAAATACTATAATTCTATTCAAGAATATTATAATCACTCAATTGGATGGGTTtaacaattttaaaaattttaaatattcaaaACAGAACTATAATACTTCGATTAATCGCATATAACAAAATTAAGATCGACTCATAAAGATccgattaatatattattattacaatgatttaggtcTTAATATTAGAATCATTATAAACAAAGTTGAATGACTTGACGTGGAGTAATCACTAGGCTACACCTCATATTCATCGTGCTATAATTTGAtcgatttataaaaataatatgaatatattattattaatcttaGTTTAAGTATTATTATCgatgatttaaaataaataaaattaataaattaatcaaCTCATCAAATTCGGATCGTGACAAAAACCAACAATAAGCCACATAAGAAAAAGCAaagaacactttttttttttttcaaaacttaCAACTCTATAAGCAACAAATATATTCAACAAAATTTACGATAGGGATtaaaaaaaagagttctccggaagaatgatGATATTAGTGATGTTAAACTCTTTCACTCTTCTTAAACCGGATAATAAGACGAGGGGATCGACAGCAAAACACGGGCGACCACCATATCGCACCGGCGATTCATCCCATTCCTCTGAAAAGAATCATAGTTACTACTTAGTGGTTTGGTCTTGACTATAAAATATTTTAGCCTTTGTAGACATATTATAATAGATCGTAGCTATGCAGTGGAGGTGACATCATTGCACGGCACACGATGACAAACAGGCATTTCAATGGTATTGATTAAAATAATAGATATCTAATTAATCGTCTTTGaactctatttctctctctctcctctcgccAATAACATTATCTCTGCATGCTACTAAAAAGATGCTGCCGATATGGGAAACGGGGGCCGTCATTTTCCTTAAATATCATAAAAATGTTACTATTTGTAGCATTTATTGTTGGACGCGACCACACGTATCGAATAAACGAATGGCCGTAGACAGCGTTCGGATTGAGAAACGTTAAGATTCGACCTATCTCGACGTCAAACTCAATCGATAGAAAATTCTCGATATCAATCCATGGATCGAGCCGTGCTAACTCATTAGTCATGAAACATTTGTTCACTAAACTCAAACGTCATGTCATACTAATGAAATATACAGTCGAGTTTATCGGAACAACTATTGATCAAATTTGAAAATCGATGATAAATCTGAGTTGAATAGATCAAAATTAATATACATTTTATTTAATACTAATTCAACCTAAACTAATATAACTTACTGAGTTGTGAGTCAAATCAAATATAAAAAtctctcttaattttttttctcctcgATATGAGATTATTCTTTTACTCATCTTTCAATCTCTCGTCAcataaatttttatctaatatcTTCCTATTTTGTGCGACTCTAtcatcttgatattttatttttttatccttaGATTTGATATCATATTAGAAATGGATAATAAATCTGATTTAAATTAGTCAATGTTAACATAGATCATATTAATATTAATTCAATCGAAAATTTTAAACTTATTGAATTATGGATCGAAACTAATATATGTTATTTAATTTTTACTGATAGAACTATTCTCACACAAAAAATAATATTACAGAAACAATGTTTTCATGTGCTATATAATCCTCAAAGCTACAAGACTTATAAGTCACATGATTAAAACCTGAAGATAAACaaagttttttttcttatttattttaaaattatgatacaatCATATTATTTCCTTGCATGCTAATTATTATTTATATCAATTCCGATGCATATTCCACTCAACATATAATAGATAttgatagcaaataagattttttcaactacACAAAGAATCTTATTactttattagaaaaaaaaatttctcgtaTAAATAGAAAGAACATaacaataaattttataaaaaatatatcttctATTGGACATTACTTTGTTGCTTATATTGTCCACATAACTAAATGATGCCTCGTATACATACTAAAGATGTGAATTTTATATGGTGCTTTTGTTAATTTCATTGCTACATACTGAATTGACATTAGCTCCTATCAAGTTAGATATCGTAAATATGTGTgacgtacatgtatatatatatgaaatctaaccatattatattaaaagtataTTAAGATGTGTCTAATGCCAATAGATTAGCATAAGAAAAAATTATCATTTGATCATagtttatatatatcattatatttttacttCTTGTGTTTTCAGAGTTTGTTTCAAACTTCTCTCTCTTTATTAATTATTTATCTCATCGTATCAAATTAATAtaatcttcatatatatatatatatcaatgttTTAGGTGTAATATTTATTTAATGATATTTTGAACCTCTAATGTTAGGTTAATGGATTTGATATGTCACACCAAACTgaatgattttgaatttttttttattttattttcaaaagaAATAATCTAAGTTTTTTGGTTGTTGTAATTATAGAAGCAAATTGGATGAAATTAACAAGTTAATCTTTTGGAGATTGGACTTAAAATCTCATCAGACGTGTCGTGGCCTCATTATTCCTTCATCTACATTTGATCCGATGAGTTTTGATGCGTTCGAGTgaagctaaaaataaaaataaatatgaaaccTACTAAATTATTAGTTTAATTCGGAGACTATTATTCCCTATTATATATGTATTCAATTACACTCCAACACATCCTCTCTCACGAGACTTAGCCACATTGCAGTTCAAGTACTTCCccccttctctctccctctccctctctctctttctctctctattaaaTGTCTCCGCTCCGTCTGTAATccattaatctctctctctctctctcctactaTTTCTTCTTTCAACTCCGCTTTCAAAACTCTTTCTTTTCCCCTCCTTTTTCTTCGGCCACTTTCAACTCACTCGACTCCTTTTCCTCCTCTCATTTCCGCACTTTGATTCCTTCCATAGCCCTCTGGTCTCTCCACATCcgtccctctctctttctcttgtaTGTGCTCGGCGTAGAGAAAGCCCGGGGAGGGGGGTTGAAGCAGAGGCGCCGGACATGGGCAAGTACATGCGGAAAGCCAAGGTCTCCGGCGAGGTCGCCGTCATGGAGGTCTCCCATCAGTCCACCCTCGGCGTCCGCACCCGCGCCCGGGCACTCGCCGCCGCGGCCGCTCAGGACTCGTCCCGCACCTACCTCGAGCTACGGAGCCGCCGCCTCGAGAAGCCCCTCCCGCCGTCTCCCGCGTGCAAGCCGTGCAAGGACGCGCCCAGGCCCAACCCTAGGGGGAGCTCGCACAAGTCTGGCCCGGCTCCCAGGGCGAATTCGGGGTCGGTGGGGTCCGTCTCGACGAGCAGGTGCCCGGCGGCGGCCATCATGTTGGCGCCGGCTGATGCAGAGGTATCGTATGGGGAGAATATTCTGGATGCCGATGCGAGAGAGAGGTGGGTTCTGCTCGAATCATAGTAAAAATAGAACCTTTCTAGCTAAAATCCGGGGTTTTGCTTTTGTTCTTCCACTCCTGCTTTCTTTCGTCTGTTTTCTCTGTTTCTGTCGTCCCTCTTTCTTCCATCTCCTTCCAAAACCGGACCATATTTAGTTACTTACAATAATTAATGTCCATATATATGTTTCGCTCATCATCTTTTCGCCTTTTCGGAAATCATAGCCTGTTTTTTTTGTGTTTAAGAGTACTTTGCGACTCAAATATAGGTTATCTCTACGTGTTGAgcttaaatactgcatgctaactCAGTATCTCTATTTTTCGCAAAGGGTGTCATATAGGAAGAAGTTATCCCTCTCCTTCAAGCAGTGCATTCATCTCTGCAAGTCCCTCTTTGACGTCAGCGTTCCCAAGCTCGAAGCttgttttcctcattttcttGGCATATACAAAGCTTTTTATGCTTTCTCGAAATGTAGGTTCTACCCTTACTAGCCTTCTCACATGAAACTTCTCTTCGTGCATTGAAAATATTGTGCCATGGGGAAAAAGAGAGAgtcatttttccttcttttttctatCTAGTAAATCTCCCATGAAACTTCTGTTCATAGAAAGTTAACGTAGTAAATCCTGTGTTTTACTAATTCCTGGTCCTGCAAAGTGTTCTGTTCTTAAGCTTCTTGTCATTATCTATTTTTGCACCGCCGAGACTTTGCTTCTGGTGGGACGTACATTTTTCTATAGATTGCCTGTGCCTCTTCTCTTACATGTAGATATCTATGAGAATCTGCACTTGCTTCATTGTCATTTCTTGCTGGTGGTCTGTTTCTTGAACATGAGTGCTGTACGTGTTACTACTACCCAGTGCAGGCTAAGCCATTCTCATATTCGTGTTCCTCTTTTATTACTGGAGTTATTATTGATGACCGGACAATTTTCTTTTCTGTGATTTTGGTACTAGTGGGGCATTCATTGTTCTGTTTGTCATTTATGCCTCCAAGTGGATCTTCTGTCATCGACAAAACTTGGAATTacttccattttattttattttatacttcTTCAGTAGTTATTTGGTTATTTGATCTTCTTCCTTTCACATTTCTGTCTTGGTGTTTGAAAATGTTCCACCAGTGTTATCCCTGCTAGTGGTAGACAGATTTGGGCTGTTCACATTCAGTCCCTAATGTCAGGTAAAGTACTTTTGCAAAGCAAAGTGCATACAGTGGACAAGATTAGGCACATTAGTCGTAGAGCTACCTTGTTTATAACCATGGACATCTATATTTGACATTTGATACAGTAAAGCTTGAGCATTGTCACTGATAAATTTGGTGCTGGTTAACTGTCTTTCTGTAAGGCTTCTTAAGAAGGTTAAATATGAGAAGACATTGTGGTCACTGCTCACTGCATGAATGGGGGATGGCTTCATGTTAGAGTTCATGTCAATGGACAATATAGAGCATGGTAGGAGGAGAAAAATAGAGAACCATACTGAGTTAACTTGAGATCTTACCCCACATTTGAGTCCACAGTACATCAACTGGTCCATCTTAAACCTAGCTGATGTTGACTGAAGCTGTTCTGGCTCAATGATTTTTTTCTGTGCTGACTGTTTGATGAGTTTGTTGTCTAGTGACATTAAATAAAGTACATGCATGAACCATAGTTTGAATATTGTTGCCTGACAGTAGTAGGTGTCACTAACAGAGTTGTCTGTATTTATCATGTCCAGTATTTGTTCTCCCTTGGTTGTCTATTTTGTTCTTAATGCATTTTACACCTTCTATCAAGTCTTTTTAGATCTGACTTGTGCAAGTAACATGGAACTTGTAATAGATATCATGTTGCTTCTTTACTATTG belongs to Musa acuminata AAA Group cultivar baxijiao chromosome BXJ3-5, Cavendish_Baxijiao_AAA, whole genome shotgun sequence and includes:
- the LOC103985674 gene encoding cyclin-dependent kinase inhibitor 4-like, which translates into the protein MGKYMRKAKVSGEVAVMEVSHQSTLGVRTRARALAAAAAQDSSRTYLELRSRRLEKPLPPSPACKPCKDAPRPNPRGSSHKSGPAPRANSGSVGSVSTSRCPAAAIMLAPADAEVSYGENILDADARERETTPCSLIRDTESIGTLGSANRPTISTRMQTSRQNIPTAYEMEEFFAGAEQLQQQTFIERYNFDPVNDHPLPGRYEWIKIDFK